Part of the Vagococcus jeotgali genome, GGATACTATTTATTTTGATTTAAAAGGAAAAAAATTTGGACAATTTGAGTGTATCACAAATGATTTTTTTATTTGTCTAGCTTAATTTTACAATCGGCGCTTGTTTAGATTTAGAAAAAAAATTCATGCTATTATTATGCCTACAGGTAGTTTTTGCTTGTTACCGAGTCAGATTGTAGCAGATGTTTTGGCATCTTTTCATGCTCACTTAGAAAAAGATGGTGTTTTAATATTAGATACAGAGTTACCTTCTTGGTTTGTTAAAGGTGAGATAGATATTCAAGATATTCCACTTGGTGAGATGACAGGGATTTTATTTACAGGAATTGCACAAGATATTGATTGGTATGACCAGAAAGTCAGTTATAGTCACCGATATGAACTGGTTGAAAATGGTAAGGTTATAGAAACTGAATTATCTAATTTTGAGCTGAATTGGTATGGTATTCAAGAATTTACACAACTTTTAAAAGGAGCTGGTTTTAGTGATATGCGACACGAAGTAGGGTATGGTGATCTAAAAAATGATTCTTTAATTACTTTTATTGCTAAAAAATAGTCTCACAATTATATTTAAAATATAAGAGGGTAGAAGTAGTGTTGACTACAAAGTTTGAGTAGATTATATCAGAATTCTCATAGGCAAGGTGTGATAATAAAAAGTGAGGAATTTAATATATTATTATTAGTAGCAAAAACTTCAATATATTGTTAAATCGGTTGTATAATTTTTGATGTGGATGAAGAAATTCATTCGCATCTATTTTTTTTCAAAATAATAGAAACATACGAACTTTCCCGTTAAAATTAAAGTGACCAAACCAAATTTTAGAAAGGAAGATTCGTATGTCCCATAACCATTGTATTCGACTATCGCTAGATTTAAAAGATAAAAATATTTATTTCGATTCTATTTTTTGTGAGGAACAGCTTATTAAAGGGATAAGATCCAAGATTTATAAAGGTATTCTTACTTACACTCCTTCGGCTTGTCCTTGTTGTGGCATTAAAAATGAACAATTTTCTATTGTGAAAAATGGGTTTATTTCTTCTCGAATAAAGTGGTTAAGTGTGGCTCACTACCCAACCTATCTTTTATTAAAGAAACAGAGATTCCTTTGTCGTCATTGTGACTCCTCTTTTCTAGCTGAATCTTCAGAAATTGAGAAACATTGTTTTATCGCTAAAAGAGTGAAGCAATCAATTCTTATTGAGTTAAGTGATGCTATCTCGTTTAAAGATTTAGCTAAAAGACATTTTGTTTCATCAACAACGATTAATAGAATTTTAGTATCTGGTGGTAAAGACTTATCTAATCAATTTTTATATTTACCTCAAAACCTTTGTTTTGATGAATTTACTTCGGTTAAAAACAATAGTGGCAAGTACAGTTTTATTTACTCTGATTCCTCTACACACCAAATTATCGATATTCTCATTGATAATAAAAAGCTAACACTAGAGAAACACTTTCTTAAGTACTCTCTAAAGGTTCGTCGCCAAGTAAAAACAATTGTCGTTGATATGAATGCAGCCTATTTTAAATTAGCCAAAAGGCTATTTCCTAATGCTGAGGTGATTATTGATCGCTTTCACTTAGTTCAACTTATCAGTCGCTCTTTAAACATAACTAGAATTAAGACGATGAATCGTTATCGCACATCGAATGTAACTGACATGAAAAATTATCGAAAACTAAAAAAATATTGGAAACTCTTTTTAAAAGATTCTAATGAATTGAATTATACAGATTATCGTTATCAGCGTTTATTTAAGAGTATTTTACCTGAAACAGATGTCATGGATTATTTACTTAGCTTAAACAAAGAGTTATCAGAAACTTATAAACTTTATCAAGAACTATTATACTGTAGTAAAAACAATGATTTTGACACTTTTTCTGATCTATTATTATTAGCTAACGAAGATATCTCTATTCCAATGAAAACCTCGATTCGAACACTAAAGAAGCATTTACCAAGAATTGAAAACACCTTTAAATACGCTTATTCAAATGGTTGTTTAGAAGGTTCCATAAACAAAATTAAATTAATCAAACGAATAGCTTACGGCTATAGAAATTTTCAGAACTATAAATACAGAATTTTACTTAGTTTTAAAGACAAACAAAAAAGCAGCAAAAACCATTCGGTTTCTGCTGCCTAAATTCACTTAATTTTACTCATCCACATCATTTGACGAAGAGCCGTTAAATCAGATAACTAATTATCAAAAAAATAATCTTCACAGATGTTTCTACCTTTACGGAAAGATAACACTTTCAAGAAAGGTAGAAACATACAATGTAACTTGAAGAGAAAGAGCACATGATGAAAAAACAATAAACATGATTCCTTAATGAAAGAAAATTTAAGTCAGAGCTAAATTAGTAATACTATTACTTTTGTTTACTAATCAATCTACACACAAAACATATGCTTAAAAATACTATAGTACCAGTTGATAATACTATCATGGTTAATCATTGTAGTATCATATTTAAATACAATAAATTTCAACGCTTGATTAATCATACATTGGTATATTTAAGGCTGTAACACGAATTTTTAGGACTATTATATGACATTTATAATGACTATCATCTAGTGATTTTCTATATCATTAAATTATATTCAAAATAATATTAATCATTCAGTACATCAAACACTTTATAATCTATCAATTTTAATTTGGTTGCGTCAAGAATTATGTGTAAATGGAAAATCCATTCCATTTTTTTAAGTTAAAACATTGATTCTAATGTATCTTGTATTTCCTTAAATCCTTTATGTACTCTGCCTAAAAATTTTTGGTTATATTCATTGAACTGAGAAACAAGGAATCTCTCCAGAGATTCTTCATTAGGAAATTGTTCTTTTCTCTTTGTATATTTTTTTAACTGTTTATTAAATCCCTCAATCAAGTTAGTTGAGTAGATAGTTCTTCTGATTGATGGTGGGAAGTTATAGAAAGTTAATATAGCAGGATTCAAGAGTAATTTAACTACTCGTGGATACTGCTTTTTCCATTTATCTATCATAAAACTTATTTGATTCATAGCTTCTTCTTTTGAAGCTGCTTGATAAACCAATTTGAAATCATTACAGACTTCTTGTCGATCACTAACACGAACCTTATGAGCAATATTTCTAGAGATATGGACACAACATTGTTGAAATTGAGCATTTGGATAGACACTATGGATACTATCGTGAATACCACTTAAACCATCAGTTACAACTAATAAAACCTCTTCTAAACCACGATCTTTTAAATCTTGAAGTATCTCTTTCCAAACATAAGCAGATTCGGTTGGAGCAATAGTAAATCCTAGAACCTCTTTGGTTCCATCCAATCGAATGCCTATCACAATATAAACGGCTTCTTTTGATACGGTTTGTCTCTTTAAAGGAATATGAGTAGCATCCATAAAAATGACTGAGTATTTAGCTTCTAAAGTTCTTTCTTTAAAAGCCAAAACATCTTCAGATACGATTTTACTCATGTTTGAAATAGTTTGTGGTGTGTAATAATGACCATACATTTTTTCAATTAGATCAGAGATTTCAGACATAGTGATCCCTTTTTTAAATAGCTGAATAATAGTAGTTTCTAAGGAATCATTGGTTCTTTTATAGGCTGGTAATGTTTGTTGGGAAAATTCTCCATTTCTATCTCTAGGAATCACCAAATTTAATTCTCCATATTCTGTTTTAAATGAACGTGAGTAATTCCCATTGCGGGAATTACCTGAATTAAATCCAGCTCTATCATACTTTTCGTAGTCAAGAAACGCTGTTAATTCAGCCTGTAATAATGAGTTGATAGCGAGTTCTAAATGACGACGAAATAAATCATCTAAATCACCTTTATTAATTAGTGTTTCCATTATTTCTGTAGTAAAATGAGTCATGAGAAAGTCCTCCTATAAAATTTCTGTGTCGTAACTTTAATTTTACAGAATGGACTTTCTCTTTTTCTACCCTAAATTTCTATTTACACAAAATATTTTACCCTATCTTTAATTTCTTAATTATATGGTTTTATAAATTTTTTATTATATTAATAAACGTTAGTTAACACTTATTATTTGGCTCTCTTTTATTACTTCGTTTAATATATATTATGTAAACCAAAAATAGAAATTTTAAATTAACATGCTGGTTATACTTATTCCTATCTGAAAGTTCATATCTTTTGCTTTAATCTCGCCTACAGTTTAAACTGAACGTAAACAATTATATTAAATACTAGGAGTGATAATATGGGTTTAATTTGGTCATTAATCATTGGTGGCATTATTGGTGCAATTGCCGGTGCAATTACAAGTCAAGGACAATCTATGGGATGGATTGCTAATATTGCTGCTGGTTTAATTGGATCAGCTATTGGACAAAGTTTACTTGGTTACTGGGGACCTACTCTAGCAGGTATGGCAATTGTTCCTTCAGTTATTGGAGCAGTTATTTTAGTAGCTGTTGTCTCCTTCTTTATGGGACGTAGCAAATAATTTATATCATTTCATTTGTCAAATTAAGCTAGACAAAATGTCATTGTCTACATAGCTCAAAAATACTTCTAATGGTGTTTTATAGTTTAATGATTTTCTAGGAATATTATTTCTTTTGGATGCAACAGATTGAATGAAAGATTCATCAACTTCGTTGAAATCCATTTTCTTAAGCAATCCATCCTTACGCAATAGCCCATTAGAATTTTCATTTAAACCTCGTTGTGAAGGTGTACCAGGGTCAGCAAAGTAGATATCAATATCATTTAAGTTACTGATAGATTTCCAGTTAGAAAATTCTTTGCCACAATCAAATGTGATAGATTTAAACAAGTGATTAGGGCATTTTTTTAACCATTCATTTAAGCTATTCTCAATATCTATAGCGTGTCTCCCTGTTGGCTTTAAGGTAATAATAACTTTTGATAACCTTTCAACTAATGTAATAACAGCACTTTTATGATTTTTCCCAACAATAGTGTCACCTTCTAGGTGACCAAATTCACTTTGAAACTCGTTATGCTCAGCGTCTCTCTGATGAATGGTTCGTTTAAATGCTTGTTTACCTCGTTTTTCTTTATGCCCATTAGGTTTTCTTTTACCTTTCATTGGTAAAGTTGTGGAATCAAAAGATTCACGCGAGAACAATCTATAAAGTGTCCGAACAGAACAAGAAATAGAAATCTCAGCACGACCGATAATCACGTCAGGAGTCCATCCTTGAGCCACTTTGTTTTGAATATATTTTGTTTCATTATCAGGTAAAGAAATAGGACGCCTTCCACATTTCTTTTTATTTTTTTTGTATCTTTGATAGTAATCTAGAATAGATAATCCCTCATTTAAAGCGTTGTAAACATTATAAATAGTTTGTCTTGATCTTTTTAAAGTATCAGCAACATGTTTAACTTTTTTAGCTTGGTGATAATAAGATTCTATTAAAACAAGCTCGTCTGTAGTAAGATGTATATAGGTCATTTGTGATCACTCTCCTTGTTTTCTTTCGTCGGAAATACAATTTGGACAATTTGAGTGTATCACAAATGATTTTTTTAGCTTAGTTGTAAAATCAAGTTAGCCACTCTAAAATAATAAAAAAACACCATGGTAAAAATTCGTGTATCATTGAAGTAACTACCCAACAACGAAAGGAATTTTTATCATGGTGAAAATTAAGAATAACACAAAGACATCTAGTTATAAACATCTTTCCTTAAAGGAAAGGCAGCTTATTGAAGTTTGGCATAATATGGGAGACTCTAATAGAGAAATTGGTAGACGATTAGGCCGACACCATCAAACAATAAGTAATGAGCTTAAACGAGGAACGACCACGCAAATCAAAGAAAATAAGAAACCTAAACAACTCTATTTTGCTGATACGGGGCAAGCTAAATACATAGAAAACAGGAAACGCTGTGGTTCGAAATCTAAGCTAGTTAGTGCTGTTGATTTTATTAATTATGCTTGTAAACAAATGATAGACTTTAATTGGTCACCAGATGCAATTGTTGGCTTTATCAAGTCTTTAGGGACTTGGGATAAACCTATTGTTTCTACTAAGACACTTTATAACTATATTGATAAAGGTTTTTTACCAGTCAGAAATCATCATCTCAAGATGAAAGTTAGACTATCACCTAAAAAGAAAAGAAGTCGTCAGCATAAAAAAGCTCTTGGAAAATCAATTGATGAACGACCTAGCAAAATTGATTCTAGACAAGAGTTTGGTCATTGGGAAATAGACAGTGTCATTGGTTCAAAATCTAAAGATGATAATGCTCTACTTACACTTGTTGAAAGAAAAACTCGCTACATGATTACTGTTGTTCTAGATGATCATACTGAAGAGTCTGTTAGTTACGCTATTAAACAGTTAAAATATGAGTTTGGAAGAGCCCGATTTAGTAGCATATTTCAATCGATTACTGCTGATAATGGCAGTGAATTTAGCTCACTTGATGATACTCTGCAACAAATGACTGATATCTACTTTGCTCACCCTTATTCATCTTGGGAACGAGGAACAAACGAAAGACATAATGGTTTATTACGGCAATTTGTTCCGAAAGGAACGCCTATCTGTCAGCTAGACAAAATTTCATTTCATTGCAATGGCTGGCTTTTTACTGAAAAAGTTCTACTAAATAAACCTCGTTGTGAAGGTGTACCAGGGTTTAGCAAGTTACTGATAGAAGCCTATTATAGATTTAAACTTAGTATCCAAAAGTCTCCCTGTTCAAAATTTGATAGACTATGATTTTTCCCAACAATTACCTTCTGATGCTCACAACCAGCTAAAGATTATCAAAAGCTCTATTAACTATAAAGTGTCCGAACAGAAATAGAAGAACACGTCAGGAGATTCAAATTTTTTTTGTATCTAAAGAGTCAACCTATTAAACAGTTTAAAATTTGAGTTTGTCTTGATCTTTTTAAAAGCACCGACTTTGCTATTTGGTAATGGTACTTTTAGGGGTTACAAATGAATATTGGTAAAAAATTCTAAAGAATATGGTGAAAATTAAGAATTACACATCTAGTTATAAACATCTTTCCTTAAAGGATGTCACTACTCAAAGCA contains:
- a CDS encoding ISL3 family transposase, producing the protein MSHNHCIRLSLDLKDKNIYFDSIFCEEQLIKGIRSKIYKGILTYTPSACPCCGIKNEQFSIVKNGFISSRIKWLSVAHYPTYLLLKKQRFLCRHCDSSFLAESSEIEKHCFIAKRVKQSILIELSDAISFKDLAKRHFVSSTTINRILVSGGKDLSNQFLYLPQNLCFDEFTSVKNNSGKYSFIYSDSSTHQIIDILIDNKKLTLEKHFLKYSLKVRRQVKTIVVDMNAAYFKLAKRLFPNAEVIIDRFHLVQLISRSLNITRIKTMNRYRTSNVTDMKNYRKLKKYWKLFLKDSNELNYTDYRYQRLFKSILPETDVMDYLLSLNKELSETYKLYQELLYCSKNNDFDTFSDLLLLANEDISIPMKTSIRTLKKHLPRIENTFKYAYSNGCLEGSINKIKLIKRIAYGYRNFQNYKYRILLSFKDKQKSSKNHSVSAA
- a CDS encoding IS256 family transposase, encoding MTHFTTEIMETLINKGDLDDLFRRHLELAINSLLQAELTAFLDYEKYDRAGFNSGNSRNGNYSRSFKTEYGELNLVIPRDRNGEFSQQTLPAYKRTNDSLETTIIQLFKKGITMSEISDLIEKMYGHYYTPQTISNMSKIVSEDVLAFKERTLEAKYSVIFMDATHIPLKRQTVSKEAVYIVIGIRLDGTKEVLGFTIAPTESAYVWKEILQDLKDRGLEEVLLVVTDGLSGIHDSIHSVYPNAQFQQCCVHISRNIAHKVRVSDRQEVCNDFKLVYQAASKEEAMNQISFMIDKWKKQYPRVVKLLLNPAILTFYNFPPSIRRTIYSTNLIEGFNKQLKKYTKRKEQFPNEESLERFLVSQFNEYNQKFLGRVHKGFKEIQDTLESMF
- a CDS encoding GlsB/YeaQ/YmgE family stress response membrane protein — protein: MGLIWSLIIGGIIGAIAGAITSQGQSMGWIANIAAGLIGSAIGQSLLGYWGPTLAGMAIVPSVIGAVILVAVVSFFMGRSK
- a CDS encoding IS30 family transposase; protein product: MTYIHLTTDELVLIESYYHQAKKVKHVADTLKRSRQTIYNVYNALNEGLSILDYYQRYKKNKKKCGRRPISLPDNETKYIQNKVAQGWTPDVIIGRAEISISCSVRTLYRLFSRESFDSTTLPMKGKRKPNGHKEKRGKQAFKRTIHQRDAEHNEFQSEFGHLEGDTIVGKNHKSAVITLVERLSKVIITLKPTGRHAIDIENSLNEWLKKCPNHLFKSITFDCGKEFSNWKSISNLNDIDIYFADPGTPSQRGLNENSNGLLRKDGLLKKMDFNEVDESFIQSVASKRNNIPRKSLNYKTPLEVFLSYVDNDILSSLI